The Thunnus albacares chromosome 11, fThuAlb1.1, whole genome shotgun sequence genome contains a region encoding:
- the LOC122992566 gene encoding melanoregulin-like, whose amino-acid sequence MGAKYTVCCCRYYLNHSREEKNAILRMRTTKVSRPPEQLSSESSDSDREVESLFGPQPSRRSPRSNQQSQMISENPWASINRPCDSPIRQGSDRELEAFINMRDRADKATEEWEKLNYDIYTLRYARREVRSRWKKILLQLGYQCEVDALLCVNRQSRLSRDQEHLNRATELFKQLLDQTSLFPPGTGHQNRYLYVMDRLVSLDSAEDFVRLAKEKYPQKDS is encoded by the exons ATGGGTGCCAAGTATACCGTCTGCTGCTGTCGCTACTATCTGAAccacagcagagaggagaaaaatgcTATTTTGCG AATGCGCACCACCAAAGTTTCCAGGCCACCAGAGCAGTTATCCAGTGAGTCCAGCgacagtgacagagaggtggagagcctttttgggccgcagccTTCGAGAAGGAGTCCACGCAGCAACCAGCAAAGCCAGATGATCAGTGAAAACCCATGGGCGAGCATAAACAGACCCTGTGACTCTCCCATCAGGCAAGGATCCGACAGAGAGTTAGAGGCTTTTATCAACATGAGAGACCGGGCTGACAAGGCAACAGAG GAATGGGAAAAGCTGAATTATGACATATACACTCTGCGCTACGCCCGACGTGAAGTCAGATCTCGATGGAAGAAAATCCTGCTGCAGCTCG GTTATCAGTGTGAGGTGGATGCCTTGTTGTGTGTGAACAGACAGAGCCGGCTCAGTCGAGACCAGGAGCATCTTAACAGAGCTACTGAACTGTTCAAACAGCTGCTGGACCAGACCTCTCTGTTCCCTCCAGGAACGGGACACCAGAACAGATACCTCTATGTCATG GACCGCCTGGTGTCCCTGGACAGCGCTGAGGACTTTGTCAGACTGGCCAAAGAAAAATATCCTCAGAAAGACAGCTGA
- the LOC122992425 gene encoding carboxypeptidase O-like, whose amino-acid sequence MKLKLWILGLFLLINGGLETSHSLVDGLESMWNYDYTKYHPMDEIYRWMEDVKQRNPELISSTVYGHTYEGRNITLLKLGLENPKGKEKKVIWVDCGIHAREWIAPAFCQWFVKEIVQSYKTNEKLEQMLQNVDVYVTPVINVDGYIFTWANDSTRLWRKSRSPPPPGGSCYGVDLNRNFNANWGTVGVSFNSCALTYCGESPGSEPEAKAVMDFVGKMIKQTLLFLTIHSAGQLILLPYGHPEIYAPNYNELVSVGEAAAAEMKKVHGMNYTVGTSPQILYANSGSSRDWARLSGIPFSYTFELRDKGNFSHLLPEEQIQPACEEAYAGALSIITYVHAKAFNSSTLPNAAVITVTGNVMKIWSTMMAVFLTTGVLV is encoded by the exons ATGAAACTTAAACTTTGGATTCTAGGTTTGTTCCTGCTAATAAACGGTGGTTTGGAGACTTCTCATAG tttagtgGATGGTTTGGAATCAATGTGGAATTATGACTACACCAAATATCACCCTATGGATGAG ATATACCGCTGGATGGAAGATGTGAAGCAAAGGAACCCCGAACTGATTTCCTCTACTGTCTATGGACACACCTATGAAGGAAGAAACATCACACTGCTGAAG TTGGGACTAGAAAACCCGAAGGGCAAAGAGAAGAAGGTGATATGGGTTGACTGTGGTATTCATGCTCGTGAGTGGATCGCCCCCGCCTTCTGTCAGTGGTTTGTCAAAGAG ATTGTGCAGTCATACAAAACCAATGAAAAGCTGGAGCAGATGCTGCAGAATGTTGACGTCTATGTTACTCCTGTGATCAATGTGGATGGATATATATTCACCTGGGCCAATGACAGT ACTCGTCTGTGGAGAAAGTCTCGTTCCCCCCCTCCTCCAGGTGGTAGCTGTTACGGTGTTGACCTCAACAGAAACTTTAATGCCAACTGGGGAA CGGTTGGAGTGTCATTTAACAGTTGTGCACTCACCTACTGTGGGGAATCACCAGGATCAGAGCCTGAGGCTAAAGCTGTGATGGACTTTGTCG gTAAGATGATTAAACAGACTCTACTTTTCCTCACCATCCATTCTGCTGGACAACTTATACTCCTGCCATATGGCCACCCTGAGATTTATGCACCCAACTACAATGAACTG GTTTCAGTTGGTGAGGCAGCAGCAGCCGAAATGAAGAAGGTGCATGGAATGAACTACACCGTAGGAACGTCTCCACAGATCCTCT ATGCGAATTCAGGTTCAAGTCGTGACTGGGCTCGTCTCAGTGGCATCCCATTCTCTTACACCTTTGAGCTGCGAGACAAAG GTAACTTCAGCCACTTGCTGCCAGAAGAGCAGATTCAGCCAGCCTGTGAGGAGGCCTACGCAGGAGCTCTTTCCATCATTACATATGTTCACGCCAAGGCCTTTAACAGCAGTACCCTCCCTAACGCTGCTGTCATCACAGTTACTGGTAATGTTATGAAGATATGGAGCACTATGATGGCTGTGTTTCTCACCACAGGGGTCTTGGTGTAA